The Papilio machaon chromosome 2, ilPapMach1.1, whole genome shotgun sequence genome segment TCCTTGCGAACTGAATACAGTTCCAATTCGGGTTACGTTAGTCACTACAATAATCAAACCAcacgatttaaataatgtttattacgaATTAGCTTTATTACTCTCTATAAGACAAGTTGTCTTTTGAATTATGGATAAGTACTCTCCATAAATGCCAGGAATAATCATTAGAGAAGAGAACcctatataaataagatacggattttttatttctaccaaacttgtgacatttttaaaatatatgatccCAATAAATGGTATTGGAGGGGGGCAATAACAACAGTAATTActgcttttaaaaatagttaattcttgaaatattttttattatgtgtacttttttgttaacatatgtacaattaaataaaaccaagtGTACTTAATGAATTCACCTCTGTCATTTGtcctaaataaacaattaaaaaaggaacctatgaataaattatacaagatACGTGTTTTGAAACTTGAGCGTATTGACGGCATTGACCCTTTGTAATAATTGTGTAATTAAATACGTCAAAAGAGCGATAACAATGAGGCAGTTTCGATTATAAAACGGCGCGGCTGTTCGAGGCGGACTCGGCAGAATGAGGGCGGATCTTGTTTCGTAACGCGACACCCGCCCGAAGAAAGTGAGAGCGCGACTCAGACGGATGTGGGGGAACTCCAGAGCCATTTcatatatcttaaatattttctctatAATGATCATTTTACTAATCTAATTGCTCATTTTTGTACTCGGGTTTAACAATGATAAATTGctttaaatcaaaacataataGTTGTGGTAATGGTTGgaaataatacttattatgttatttataaatgcattttttttcacCATTTTtggtgttaaatttttttattttatttgggaTCTTGATAaaccaattaaatttaagtattgacttttttctactactcTACAATCCATTTACTTGTATCTGATAAAAATCTTAACGCGACTGCTTTTAAGCCTCACTTAACCAAATTTCACTtatacatttcatttcattgaaattatattttcacacAAAATACCGAGACACTTTCGCTTATCCGACGTACTACACAGATATAAAATAGCCTCGTGTCTTTGTTTGCAGATTAGTTGGATAAGTAAAAAGTACACGACGCAATTGGCTTAGCCTATTGTTTATAAGTATAGAGCTGCGACTCTACTGTGCATTGTTATACACCAAATACTAACCAATATAATTAAGCGAGTCGTACAGTAAGGAAGATATGGTAGAGTAGTAAATTTCTCATAGCCATATTAAATTACACTCAAGACGTAAACGAATTGGTTTACGAAACAGAAATGTTATAGTCTGAAAAAGTATGATCTAATAAAAGTACTGTTTAGCTGGTACTTTTTCAATTACAACAGACTTTTCTGGTTTATTATTGTTTGGGAGATGTTTATACTCAGTTTGAACGTCTGACTTAGATTCGATTTGGTGAATTTTGATAGATATTATCTTCCTAATCACATACTACATACGTGTCTCAAAAGCCCGTAACATAGAATGGTATTGAAAGATAACGgatctacattttttatttcctcacacatactttatttttttgtttccatcAATGTAAATtgtaggaaaaaaataattaattctatttattacaaaataaaataaacatgtctTTAATCTAGCATCTATCTTGTAAGGAACTATACCGATATCGACGTAACATTAATGAGTCACATTTGTTATTGTTCGCTAAATGGGGACAGTTGCGCAACAAGCGGACTGCCGCTGCCGTAGAGGGTCCTGATGACGTCACCCGCTCGCTGAAACGAAAGTGAAAGCAGCACATTTCTTGTTTAGGGTACTCGAGACGACAGGCTAATACTAATGTCTTGTGtcttataaattatgaatttaattcgCATCTAACCGTGCGTTTCCATTGCTGAAATTCatgtatgaaaacatattttcatctcaCTCTTTCTTCTTCAAAAAGTGAgatagtaaaatgttttttgcgTGCATTTCTGCAATAGAAACTAATGGATTGtatcataaatatgtaaatgttatttgtaaaaaatgtacatttcttTAATcgtaataatatgtaatatcgaTCTATATATTCATAGAATCATTACAATATGCTTCCTACTAAATGACATAATACATTGGTGAaagttattttctaataagtaaattatgttatgaaatatatgtatatattctGTTGAACTTCCttagtatgtaataaaaaatatagtaataaaaatatcattgaatCTTCCTAAtaactataaatgcgaaagtttagatggatggatggatggatcgatgtttgttaCGAGGTATCTGGCTGCAAGGATCttactgaaatttggcatagatgtagaacataacctGGATTAGCACATaggttattaataaagttttttttaatatcccgcgcagacggagtcgagTCCAgctagtgttaaataaatgagttTATTCATGAACAGGGATCTCAAATTAAGGATTAATAagtgttattatataaatacgtaAAATATAATGCTCATCGGTCATTATGGTGCTCAGATGcacactaataaaataattatgttctGACCTACGTTGTTTCATTTCAGATTCCAAGAAGTTTCTTGTTGGTAAATCACTGATCTAATCAAGTTTGCTATCCCTAGTCTATAACATTAGTGTCTTAAAGCGAGTTTTGACtgcagtgacacttgtattaacaCATATTCCCTCAACCTCAACCACAAGAGACAACAGTATGTGTCAATAAACACAGTAAAAAGTTCAACATTGTCATACTTCTGACGTGTACATCTTACTTCGTGCTAATTTTTAGATGagtagatggatggatgttagaaggtatcaaAACGTTCAGCGgatgtcgatgaaatttgacacagatgtagaacatagtctgtttttaattccgcacggacagagtcgcagccAGCAGCTAGTGAAGCAATAAACGATGAATACAACTTTAAAGATGTTCTGATAAGATTGTGaaactaaaacaaatttcaatgatatcgatcaaaacattcaaatcaaattataattcttgAAACAAATCAAATCTCATCAAATATGAGTTACTTTGAGTACATTTactttctatattaaaatgaaaaagaaattgtaCATGAGGCTGGTATTTAATTAAGTCGCGGAAGTTTACTATGTATTCTTTAACTCACTGCGCCTCACATAGCGAAAGCGTAACGACATTTTGTATgtcatattttctttaaaacataattttaataaacatttaattgatGAAGACAACATGGGATCTTAATATGCAACTTAATAGggaactttaaataaaaatagaacacgTTATAAGGCATAGTATCTGGCAGAATTTGACGTGAGTGAAATAATgtacatttcaatattaaaaaaaatcttaatggTTTGGCATTTCTTCttacaacattaatttataactttattttgttttcatagaATAACATgcattgcaaataaaattccaAACGTGTACATAtctcaaaacattttataatcttatctatatatataaaagaaagtcgtgctagttacactataactcaagatcagtcgaactgatttaactgaaaattgatggggaggtagcttagaactaggagacggacataggaatttttttatcaggtattttgtttattccgcgcagacggagtcgcgggtaaaagctagtaatagaTATTATTCAGGGAGAAATTTCAATTGAGTGTATCCTAGAGATCGGAAGTATATTTGAATTCTATTGACTCATTATCTCGACTAGTGAAACTCTAATGAGCATTGCCTAGAAGCAGTTGTGACCAGTAAAAGCGTACCAACCCTCGCGAGACGGCATTCTCGTCTAACTTTCACTGACGGGAACACAACGATTTCAACTGTAATTGATCCGTTGGAGAGTGTCCTTTGTCGTTGCATTAACCATATTTAATTTGCATGCAAAAACTCTATAAAATTTACGTGACACCATTGATGACTGTTATTCTGAAAGAATTTTGTCccgataattaaatataaattataatagatcAGTCTATATCATAAAATGCCTGATTACTTTGTAATTGCTGCTTTAATTTCCTATAAAATCGGTATTAATAACCAAGttaaatatttcgtacacTTAAATGTAAGCGcctgcaataaaaaatattatatgtataatttgcaTTAGCCTTAAACTCTTGGTAACGCTGTCCAGGCGTCAAGAATATTTCGATATATGtctgatatttatatatagtgttgtattaagaaataagaaaagacTAAGAACATCGGATTCACCGCCAAAAGAATTTTCTTTAGAGAATAGGTTTAGCTCTCTAACGACTGATGTAGATATGCCCGGCCCTTCAGAAGTCACtaggaaaaaagaaaacaaaccaCCACCCCTTATATTATATGGTATAGaagatataaacaaattaattgaagcctTTGAGTCTGTAATGGGACGAACGGACTACtcactaaaaattataaccaaaAACCAATTAAGAGTAAATTGCACAACAGTagaatcttataaaaaattaatgaccTTCGTGCGCCAAAAAGGATTAATAGGACACACATTTACACGTAAAGAAGAGAGACCATAtagaattgtaataaaaaatttacatcacACAACACCCCACGAAGCAATCATAAcagaaattgaaaaatcaGGCAACAAAGTTAGAGGTGAGATTATTAATGCTAGAATTGGACCAAATAAAAGACCTTCGACAACTTTCTTTGTCAACATTGAACCTGGTGCTAACAATAAAGCAGTTAAAGATATAAGAGTCATATACAATACAATTGTAGCAATTGAAGATCCCAAAAAACGTAAGGTGATAGCTCAATGTACAAAATGTCAACAATATGGTCACACGAAAAATAACTGCTTAAGGCCATATAGATGCGTAAAGTGTGCAGAGGCACATAATACTGCAGACTGCCCTAAAAAAGACAGAAATACTCCAgcaaaatgtgccctatgtcttGGTAGCCATCCAGCTAATTATAAAGGGTGCGAGGTTTATAAAGAAATCCTATCGCGGaagtataatgttaaaaaaccaGAATCTCTCTTGGAATATCAACCAGAAAAAATTccgaaatttaaaagtaaagacAGCAAACCATCTAATGTAGACGAAAGTGAGTCGATCAGAAAATATTCTACCAACACAAGAACATATAGTGAGGTCCTTAGAAACGAACAACAATGTAATGCTAATTCAACCAAAGTAGTTGAGGAACTACTTATCAAACAATCTGAAAAGATTGATTTACTCCTTCAACAAATAAGCAACCTTATGGGGCTTATGACCAAGCTAGTTGACAAATTACtacaatgaattatttaaaaatatgtatctgGAACATAAATGGTCTCTCGCCTAATATAGATGATGTAAAACTTCTACttaatatacataaacttGATGCATTGCTTATATCGGAGACACACTTTACTGATAGAAGTCTCATAAaaatacctcagtatagcatATATTCTACCAATCATCCAGATGGCACTGCCCACGGTGGTACtgcaattgtaataaaaagttccATTAAACATCACCAATTACCTAGTTTTAGAAAAGAACATATACAAGCGACAACAGTTTGCATACAGGACAAAGGTGGCGAATTTAACCTATCATCGATATACTGCCCACCAAAACACAACATTAAAGCGAATCATTTTAAGGAACTCTTCTCAactttaggaaaaaaaaatcattgctgGTGGCGACTGGAATGCCAAACATTCCCACTGGGGATCTAGACTCATCACCACAAGAGGTAGAGAACTAATGACATGTATATCTACCAACAAGCTCATAACCCTATCGACTGCAGAACCAACGCACTGGCCGACGGACTCAGCTAGGCTACCGGACGTAATCGACTTCTTCGTAGTTGGTGGATTGCCGAAACTATCTTTCAAGATCGAGTCATGCTTAGACGGATCATCCGATCATACTCCTGTTTTACTAACAGCTAGCACTACTGCACTTCAGACTGATAAATATTCGCCACTATATAACTCTCTTACAGACTGGTACTCTTTCCGCGAAATAATAGAGAGGGATATAGAACTAAAAATACCACTCAAAACATCTGAAGATATTGAGAGGGCTgccaaaaatttaacaaatatcatACAGTCGGCATGCTGGCGAAGCACGCCCGAAAACCGACCTACAAATGGTAAGTTTAGTATCCCTATCGAAGTGAGAGAAAAAATTCGAGAAAAAAGAAGACTACGACGTGTGTGGCACCAAAGTCGGTGTAGCAATGACAAAAGAGCACTTAACAAAGCTATAGTAGACTTAAAGGAAGCTCTCAAAACCGCAAATAATTCTGTTATGCAGACGTATCTGGAATCTCTTTCTCCAAGTAAGGCTACAAATTACTCTCTATGGAAGGCTCTTAGAGGAATGAACAAGCCACAAAATAGAAAGCCTCCAATAAGGAGTGGCCAAAACACTTGGGCGAGAACAAGTCTCGAGAAGGCTAAAGTCTTCGCAGATCACCTGGCAAAAGTATTTGTGCCGAATATGCCTGAAGTGGGGATGGATGAAACAGACattgaaactatattaaatcaaGATTACCAACTAGACTTACCCATTAAACACATAACACCTAAAGAAATCCGGCGTGAAATACAAAAcctaaagaataaaaaagccCCAGGGTTCGacttaataacaaaagaagtTCTAATACAGCTACCAAAGAAAGCTATAATGTACATAACCGCACTCTTTAATTCCATTCTAAGAGTCAAATACTATCCTAAACTCTGGAAAATATCGCAGGTAGTGATGATTCATAAAGAAGGTAAACCTGAAAATGAGGTCTCTTCCTATAGGCCTATTAGTCTGCTCACAGTGCTTTcaaaagtatttgaaaaactTCTCCTCCGAAGATTAATGCCCATACTACACGAAAAACATGTAATACCAGACCATCAGTTTGGTTTCCGACAAGAACATGGAACCATTGAACAAGTACATAGAGTATGCAACAAGATAAGAAAGTCACTAGAAGATAAAGAATACTGCTCATGCGCATTCCTTGACATACAGCAGGCATTCGATAGGGTTTGGCACAGGGGACTGctatgcaaaataaaacaatttttacccCATACTTTTTATGAAATCTTAAAATCATATCTTTCCGATAGAATATTTCAAGTCAGAGAAAATGACAGTACGTCCTCATTCTACGATATCCAAGCAGGTGTACCTCAAGGGTCGGTCTTGGGTCCAGTCTTATACACATTGTACACTGCAGATTTCCctgaaagtaataatttaaccaCAGCAACATATGCGGATGACACAGCTGTCTTGGCCAGTCACAAGGACCCAAAGACTGCTACTGTAATGCTCCAGAATGGACTCGATGAAGTAGAcaaatggttaaaaaaatggaGAATAAGAGCCAGTgcttcaaaatcggtccaagTGACATTTACGCTGCGCCATGAAAACTGCCCAGCAGTTAAACTAGGAGATCAAGAACTTCCACACAGTGACGTCGTCAAATACTTAGGTATTAGACTGGATAAAAAACTCACATGGAGAGCACACATTATAGCAAAAAGAGATCAACTTAACATACAATATCGAAACCTTCAGTGGCTCCTTGGAAGAAGGTCTGTTCTAAGCTTGGATAATAAGCTTCTACTTTATAATGCTGTTCTCAAACCAATATGGACATATGGGATACAAGTTTGGGGTTCCGCAAGTGcttcaaatttaaacatcatACAAAGGGTGCAAAACCGTATACTTAAGAACATCTCGAATGCCCCctggtttattaaaaactcaGAGGTGCATGACGTACTAAAAGTGAACACCGTCCAGCAGGAGCTCAAAGTGATTGCTGCGCGCTATAAAGCAAGAATTGCAAACCACTATAATCCCCTGGTTGCAACCTTACCTAAATGTGACCACAGAAGGAGGCTTAAAAGGGCCACTATTATGTAACAAGCAAGACTCACTAAGGTCTGTTTAAAAGAAGAAGTTTCTTGATGGAGAAATAATTCTGAAAAATTACTCGTTCCTCATATCtgcttaaagttttaaagacTGATTGCAGATGCagcttagaaaaaaaaaaaaaaaatatagtgttgtaagtataaatgtgtttttttataggttAATAAACCAAACAGtacgtaaatattataaatgggaaaatGGCTTTAAAGATCGAAAGAAATAATCATCTTTatgaaatcttaataaatagtaaCGTATATTTATCTTATGCCATAACAGATACTATCACGTGTTcacattattataacaaaaggtcacaaataatgttttctcacaatgtattttagtaaaataaataaataaaatagatctataaaatataattgtatgtaacaagacatatagattaaaaaaaaaaaacaatttcgtaTTGATTCAATGCATTTtggattaataataaaatttataattaaagataacatacatatttaattatattaacattaataaatacaatgattttaagttaataaaataatacatatgaAAACGTTTAACCTTGTTTAACTGCTTGACTGTAACTGTATGGGCGTATGACACTTGCTTTACCCTGACTATCATAGAAGTTAATAAGATGCTTTACACTGCCAGGACCCGGTGTAGTGACTGGCTTGGTCGCTGGGGTCGGATACACGGGTACGGGTTTCACTTGAGTCGGCGCTTGAGTAGTCTGAATTGGTTTCGCTGCTGGTACCGCTTTAATCGTAGTTGGTACGGTCGCTGTTGGTTTAGGAGGAACGTTCGCAGGTGCAGATTTTGGCGCTGGAATAGCTGGAGCTGGGTTTGCAGGTCGTTGACCAGGATTTACGCCACCTGCCTCCATGTTGATAAAAGCAAGGTTCGCATTTTTGTCAAAAGGCTGGTATACTTTACGACCtggaatattttaaaggcAATAAATGTGAGCAATTGCTGTCACAGTCgttacatttgtttatttataaggctgaatgtaataaaattcttgATAAATACCGAAAAAAATAGAACCATATTGATTCTAAAATTAACCTTCACGATGTTAAACACGGAAATGATTTTGCGTAAACATcataacaaagaaaatgtcAACAGAAATATAacctatacaaataaaaatggttgTTTACTAAATGCTTCTCAATTGCTTAACACAAATACCAACAAACAGGCAAAATAACGAAATCTACGAGAAACTCAATACTTTGACCGTATTTATTAAACCTAAGTTTTAAATGATatcaaaactaaaaatatacaatctgTAACAgctgttacaatattttttattggatATTCATAAAGCATATTTTAAAGCTTATTTACAATAGATTTAAGTTACTTACATTCAGCGTAATAAAAGgcgaacaataaaataaatgcgaTCTTCATATTGTCTTAGTATGCGGGCAACGTTTATGTTTCAAGAGCAACTAACTAGTAACTAGTGTTGAGAACCGCCTGGCAAATGTTTTCGGCAAACTTGTAGCTAACCGTCGGGTCACGTCATCTTTGCCTCACACTGACCTTTGTTAGTTAACCTCGAACGATAACTTACGAACGAGAGTGGACCGAGATTAAGAATGTTATAAACacaagaaatatttacttggaaaacatatttgataaataaattaaatcaatctaatttatatttcaaaacgcTTATTAAATAGTGAGAAGGATTTGGGAGTGTATTACTCCTTCATACAAAATCGACCGCTCATACGAATGTTCGTGTAAAGTCTAGTACctttttcaaattgaatttattatttgtatcgAAATACGAACAAAGAAACAAGCAtgcataataatttgtttcggTGTGTCACTCTGCctgttgaattattaaaatagaatattaaagTTTGAACAATGGCCAAGGTGCTGCTTTTTATATCAGAGGCATGTAGACATAGAGATGATAGctagatagatatatatatatttggcTTATCATTTCTTAACTTGACTAAAAACTCCAGAGatattaaactatataaatctatatatataaaagaaagtcgtgttagttacactatttataaatcaagaacggctgaatcgatttgactgaaaattggtgggcaggtagcttagaaccaggaaacggacataggatattttttaccccgttttctattttttaattccgcacggacggagtcgcgggtaaaagctagtatagtaTATACATGTATAGCAGTATTCATTCAAcaagaaatatttgtaatgtcATCGTGTATGGAAATCCGCATAACAATATCGATCAATAGAGTTTCTTGTGCGACACTAAATCAGTTCAATAATCGGTTCCAATGCATTATACATAAAGTTATATACGATTTTCCCGGCGTACGAAGCTCGGCATCTCTCGGCACGCAAGTTTTGCATTACACGCGCCCACTCGCCTGCAACCGCCTGCTTCTGATGTctcttttcaaataactttctTTTTGTACTTATCGACACTTCGCAACGCTTCAACtaaaacatttgttatacATTTGAGATGGAATTCTAGACCTGggataaattaagattttatttctccaagaaaatggaaaaatatgACATTCTAACCTTTCCCGAATTACAATAGTAAACTGAACATCCCTTGTCTAAATATTTAGAGAGCTGGTTAATATGGCTGACAAATCGGCAATAACATCGACACATGAATCTAGACGACGTACGtatgatatttaatacaataggCAGTGTATGGGAATGTGTCAATTCCATCGTAGTACAATAACTATCTCATTCATTATGACATCAATCAACAGTCGCATTTGCAAATATAAACAGGCCAGGTAATAACGACTAGTGTGTcagtcatttaaaacatatgtacGATAGGCGACGGAGTGATTGATTTGTGTGTATTGATATATGCATACACCGTACGTTGTGAGTCCTTAACGAGGGACCGAGGTCATTGTTGTTTACCAAGGTTTACTAACAACTGGCATTGATTATGCCGAATGATCATTGCTTCTAAAACTGGAAATCCGCGAGTTGAATCTCGACAACATTCCATATCTATAGAGATATCGGCTGGAAATGACGTCACCCTGAGGTCGCTCCGTATCGCAGGCGGCGCGATCGCGGGCATAGAAATCACTAGTGCGTCGCGGCCGTGCTAGAACTAACGTCCTAGCTACCACAGAAACATGAGAGTAACACTGGTTCTTCTACTTTGTGTGGCGGCTTGCCACGCTGATGATTTGGCGCAGACCGCCGGCCAGATCTTCTCCAACATCCTGCCGAACCTCATCAGCAATTCGGTGACGGGCCAGCAGGGGAACACGGCGACAAACACTCTGCAGCAGATCGGTACCGTGGTCGGTGGCGTGGTCGACTATGCCAAGAAGAAGAGTTACGAAGACATGCTGCGACAGGTGCAGGACTCTACCAGCGATGATGATATTTTGAAGCTCAGCGAGGAAATGTTCAATACGGACATAAACAATGCTATCAACTACATACAAGTCAATTTGCAAGGGAAAACCAGTCCCCTCTCCAAAAACGACGAGGCACAATCAAAGTGAGTAggtttatttttcatcaaggtctttttattattaaaaataaaaccttcgCTGATGAATCAccaaatacaaaaatagtta includes the following:
- the LOC106717620 gene encoding alpha carbonic anhydrase 8, whose protein sequence is MKIAFILLFAFYYAECRKVYQPFDKNANLAFINMEAGGVNPGQRPANPAPAIPAPKSAPANVPPKPTATVPTTIKAVPAAKPIQTTQAPTQVKPVPVYPTPATKPVTTPGPGSVKHLINFYDSQGKASVIRPYSYSQAVKQG